A genome region from Macaca nemestrina isolate mMacNem1 chromosome 15, mMacNem.hap1, whole genome shotgun sequence includes the following:
- the LOC105496246 gene encoding nuclear receptor coactivator 6 isoform X2, giving the protein MVLDDLPNLEDIYTSLCSSTMEDSEMDFDSGLEDDDTKSDSILEDSTIFVAFKGNIDDKDFKWKLDAILKNVPNLLHMESSKLKVQKVEPWNSVRVTFNIPREAAERLRILAQSNNQQLRDLGILSVQIEGEGAINLALAQNRSQDVRMNGPIGAGNSVRMEAGFPMAGGPGIIRMNNPATVMIPPGGNVSSSMMAPGHNPELQPRTPRPASQSDAMDPLLSGLHIQQQSHPSGSLAPPHHPMQPVSVNRQMNPANFPQLQQQQQQQQQQQQQQQQQQQQQQQQQQLQARPPQQHQQQQPQGIRPQFTSPTQVPVPPGWNQLPSGALQPPPAQGSLGTMTANQGWKKAPLPGPMQQQLQARPSLATVQTPSHPPPPYPFGSQQASQAHTNFPQMSNPGQFTAPQMKSLQGGPSRVPTPLQQPHLTNKSPASSPSSFQQGSPASSPTVNQTQQQMGPRPPQNNPLPQGFQQPVSSPGRNPMVQQGNVPPNFMVMQQQPPNQGPQSLHPGLGGMPKRLPPGFSAGQANPNFMQGQVPSTTATTPGNSGAPQLQANQNVQHAGGQGAGPPQNQMQVSHGPPNMMQPSLMGIHGNMNNQQAGSSGVPQVNLSNMQGQPQQGPPSQLMGMHQQIVPSQGQMVQQQGTLNPQNPMILSRAQLMPQGQMMVNPPSQNLGPSPQRMTPPKQMLSQQGPQMMAPHNQMMGPQGQVLLQQNPMIEQIMTNQMQGNKQQFNTQNQSSVMPGPAQIMRGPTPNMQGNMVQFTGQMSGQLLPQQGPVNNSPSQVMGIPGQVLRPPGPSPHMAQQHGDPATTANNDVSLSQMMPDVSMQQTNMVPPHVQAMQGNSASGNHFSGHGMSFNAPFSGAPNGNQMSCGQNPGFPVNKDVTLTSPLLVNLLQSDISAGHFGVNNKQNNTNANKPKKKKPPRKKKNSQQDLNTPDTRPAGLEEVDQPPLPGEQGINLDNSGPKLPEFSNRPPGYPSQPVEQRPLQQMPPQLMQHVAPPPQPPQQQPQPQLPQQQQPPPPSQPQSQQQQQQQQQQQMMMMLMMQQDPKSVRLPVSQSVHPPRAPLNPDSQRMPMQQSGSVPVMVSLQGPASVPPSPDKQRMPMPVNTPLGSNSRKMVYQESPQNPSSSPLAEMASLPEASGSEAPSVPGGPNNMPSHVVLPQNQLMMTGPKPGPSPLSATQGATPQQPPVNSLPSSHGHHFPNVAAPTQTSRPKTPNRASPRPYYPQTPNNRPPSTEPSEISLSPERLNASIAGLFPPQINIPLPPRPNLNRGFDQQGLNPTTLKAIGQAPSNLTMNPSNFAAPQTHKLDSVVVNSGKQSNSGATKRASPSNSRRSSPGASRKTTPSPGRQNSKAPKLTLASQTNAALLQNVELPRNVLVSPAPLANPPVPGSFPNNSGLNPQNPTVSVAAVGGVVEDNKESLNVPQDSDCQNSQGRKEQVNIELKAVPAQEVKMVVPEDQSKKDGQPSDPNKLPSVEENKNLVSPAMREAPTSLSQLLDNSGAPNVTIKPPGLTDLEVTPPVVSGEDLKKASVIPTLQDLSSSKEPSNSLNLPHSNEPCSTLGHPELSEVSSNVAPSIPPVMSRPVSSSSISTPLPPNQITVFVTSNPITTSANTSAALPTHLQSALMSTVVTMPNVGSKVMVSEGQSAAQSNARPQFITPVFINSSSIIQVMKGSQPSTIPAAPLTTNSGLMPPSVAVVGPLHIPQNIKFSSAPVPPNAPSSSPAPNIQTGRPLVLSSRATPVQLPSPPCTSSPVVPPHPPVQQVKELNPDEASPQVNTSADQNTLPSSQSTTMVSPLLTNSPGSSVNRRSPVSSSKGKGKVDKIGQILLTKACKKVTGSLEKGEEQYGADGETEGQGLDTTAPGLVGTEQLPTELDSKTPTPPAPTLLKMTSSPVGPGTASAGPSLPGGALPTSVRSIVTTLVPSELISAVTTTKSNHGGIASEPLAGGLVEEKVGSHPELLPSIAPSQNLVSKETSTTALQASVARPELEVNAGIVSGQSEPKEIVEKSKIPSRRNSRTEEPTVASESVENGHRKRSSRPASASSSTKDITSAVQSKRRKSK; this is encoded by the exons GGGAAGGTGCTATCAACCTGGCTTTGGCTCAGAACCGAAGCCAAGATGTGAGAATGAATGGACCCATCGGAGCCGGAAATTCAGTTAGGATGGAGGCAGGATTTCCCATGGCAGGTGGTCCAG GAATAATAAGGATGAACAACCCTGCCACTGTTATGATACCCCCGGGTGGAAATGTGTCATCTTCCATGATGGCACCAGGCCACAATCCAGAGCTGCAGCCCAGGACTCCTCGCCCTGCTTCTCAGTCAG ATGCAATGGATCCACTCCTCTCTGGGCTCCATATACAGCAGCAAAGTCATCCCTCAGGATCTTTAGCTCCCCCACACCACCCAATGCAGCCTGTCTCTGTGAATAGACAAAtgaacccagctaattttccccagctgcagcagcagcagcagcagcaacaacaacaacaacaacaacaacagcagcagcagcagcagcaacagcagcaacaacagttGCAGGCAAGACCCCCACAGCAACATCAGCAACAACAGCCACAGGGAATTCGACCCCAGTTTACTTCCCCAACTCAGGTGCCTGTTCCTCCAGGCTGGAACCAGCTGCCTTCTGGAGCCCTTCAACCTCCTCCAGCCCAGGGTTCTCTGGGCACAATGACTGCAAACCAAGGGTGGAAGAAGGCTCCCTTGCCTGGCCCAATGCAACAGCAACTCCAGGCAAGACCATCCTTAGCTACGGTACAGACgccttcccaccctccccctcCATATCCCTTTGGCAGCCAGCAAGCCTCACAAGCCCACACAAACTTTCCTCAGATGAGCAACCCAGGCCAGTTCACAGCTCCTCAGATGAAGAGTTTGCAGGGAGGGCCCTCTAGGGTCCCAACTCCCCTGCAGCAGCCCCACCTCACCAACAAGTCTCCtgcctcctcaccctcctccttccAGCAGGGATCCCCTGCATCCTCCCCAACGGTTAACCAAACTCAGCAGCAGATGGGACCAAGGCCACCTCAAAATAACCCACTTCCCCAGGGATTTCAGCAGCCTGTCAGCTCTCCGGGTCGGAATCCTATGGTTCAACAGGGAAATGTGCCACCTAACTTCATGGTGATGCAGCAGCAACCACCAAACCAGGGGCCACAGAGTTTACATCCAGGCCTAGGAG GAATGCCTAAACGCCTCCCACCTGGCTTCTCAGCAGGACAGGCCAATCCGAATTTTATGCAAGGTCAGGTGCCTTCGACCACAGCAACCACCCCTGGGAATTCAGGAGCCCCTCAGCTGCAAGCAAATCAAAATGTTcagcatgcag gtggtcAAGGAGCTGGTCCTCCTCAAAACCAGATGCAGGTGTCCCACGGGCCACCAAATATGATGCAGCCCAGCCTCATGGGAATTCATGGCAACATGAACAATCAGCAGGCTGGTAGTTCTGGGGTTCCTCAAGTGAACCTCAGCAACATGCAAGGCCAGCCCCAGCAGGGCCCACCATCTCAACTGATGGGCATGCACCAGCAGATTGTGCCCTCCCAGGGCCAGATGGTCCAGCAACAAGGAACCTTGAACCCTCAGAACCCTATGATCCTTTCAAGGGCCCAGCTTATGCCACAGGGCCAGATGATGGTGAACCCTCCGAGCCAAAATCTTGGGCCCTCGCCCCAAAGGATGACCCCACCCAAGCAGATGCTTTCCCAGCAGGGCCCACAAATGATGGCGCCACATAACCAGATGATGGGGCCTCAGGGACAGGTTTTGCTCCAACAGAACCCAATGATAGAGCAGATCATGACCAATCAAATGCAGGGGAATAAGCAGCAGTTTAACACTCAGAACCAATCCAGTGTCATGCCGGGACCAGCCCAGATAATGAGGGGACCAACTCCGAACATGCAAGGAAATATGGTGCAGTTTACGGGACAGATGTCAGGACAGTTGTTGCCCCAGCAAGGGCCTGTGAACAACAGTCCATCTCAGGTTATGGGGATTCCGGGGCAGGTCCTGCGGCCACCAGGGCCCAGCCCACACATGGCCCAGCAGCATGGTGATCCTGCTACTACGGCAAATAATGATGTCAGTTTGTCTCAGATGATGCCTGATGTTAGCATGCAACAAACCAACATGGTCCCCCCTCATGTACAGGCCATGCAGGGAAACAGTGCCTCGGGAAACCACTTCTCAGGCCATGGGATGTCTTTCAATGCACCTTTCAGTGGAGCTCCCAATGGAAATCAGATGTCCTGTGGTCAAAATCCAGGCTTCCCAGTCAATAAGGATGTCACGCTAACGAGCCCATTGTTGGTCAACTTATTGCAGAGTGATATCTCTGCAGGCCATTTTGGGGTAAACAATAAGCAAAATAATACCAACGCAAATAAACCGAAGAAGAAGAAACCCCCTCggaagaagaaaaacagtcaGCAAGATCTAAA cacccCAGATACTCGCCCAGCTGGTCTGGAAGAGGTTGATCAGCCACCATTGCCTGGAGAACAAGGAATTAACTTGGATAACTCAGGCCCTAAACTGCCAGAATTTTCAAACCGGCCACCAG GTTATCCTTCTCAACCAGTTGAACAGAGGCCACTTCAGCAGATGCCTCCTCAACTCATGCAGCATGTGGCACCCCCACCACAGCCACcacagcagcagccacagccacaactgcctcagcagcagcagccaccacCTCCCAGTCAGCCACAgtctcagcagcagcagcagcagcagcagcagcaacaaatgATGATGATGCTCATGATGCAGCAGGATCCCAAATCAGTTAGGCTTCCAGTCTCTCAAAGTGTCCATCCTCCAAGGGCCCCCCTGAACCCCGACTCCCAGAGAATGCCCATGCAACAGAGTGGCAGTGTGCCTGTCATGGTCAGTCTGCAAGGACCTGCCTCCGTGCCACCATCACCTGATAAACAAAGAATGCCAATGCCTGTGAATACTCCTTTGGGAAGCAATTCAAGGAAAATGGTCTATCAGGAGAGCCCGCAGAATCCTTCCAGCTCGCCACTGGCGGAGATGGCCTCGCTCCCTGAAGCAAGTGGCAGTGAAGCACCATCTGTCCCAGGAGGCCCAAACAACATGCCTTCACATGTAGTACTTCCCCAGAATCAGTTAATGATGACAGGGCCAAAACCTGGACCATCGCCCCTTTCAGCAACTCAAGGTGCAACTCCCCAGCAACCCCCTGTAAATTCTCTGCCCAGCTCTCATGGCCACCACTTTCCAAATGTGGCCGCGCCAACCCAGACATCTAGGCCCAAAACACCAAACAGAGCCAGCCCCAGACCCTATTATCCTCAGACACCCAACAACCGCCCTCCCAGCACAGAACCTTCAGAAATCAGTCTGTCACCAGAAAGACTCAATGCTTCCATAGCAGGACTCTTCCCTCCACAGATTAATATTCCTTTACCTCCTAGGCCAAATTTAAACAGGGGCTTTGATCAACAAGGCCTAAATCCAACAACTTTGAAGGCCATCGGGCAAGCACCTTCAAATCTTACCATGAATCCTTCCAATTTTGCTGCCCCACAAACTCACAAATTAGATTCTGTGGTAGTGAATTCTGGAAAGCAGTCTAATTCTGGAGCAACAAAACGGGCAAGTCCAAGCAACAGTCGCAGGTCTAGTCCTGGGGCCAGTAGGAAAACCACTCCAAGCCCCGGGAGGCAAAATTCAAAAGCCCCTAAACTTACTCTGGCCTCTCAGACAAATGCAGCCCTGTTGCAGAATGTGGAGTTGCCGAGAAATGTATTGGTCAGTCCCGCTCCTCTGGCCAATCCCCCTGTACCTGGGAGCTTTCCTAACAACAGTGGGCTGAATCCTCAGAATCCTACTGTGTCTGTGGCTGCAGTTGGGGGTGTTGTTGAGGATAACAAGGAGAGCTTGAATGTGCCTCAGGACAGTGATTGCCAGAATTCCCAGGGTAGGAAGGAACAGGTAAACATTGAACTAAAAGCAGTCCCTGCCCAAGAAGTTAAAATGGTTGTCCCTGAAGATCAATCCAAAAAGGATGGGCAGCCTTCGGATCCTAACAAACTTCCCAGTGTCGAAGAGAACAAAAATTTGGTGTCTCCTGCTATGAGGGAAGCACCAACATCGTTAAGTCAACTTCTTGACAACTCTGGAGCTCCCAATGTGACGATTAAACCCCCTGGGCTTACAGATCTGGAAGTAACACCTCCAGTAGTTTCTGGGGAGGACCTCAAAAAAGCATCTGTCATTCCCACACTGCAGGATCTGTCTTCTTCTAAAGAACCCTCTAATTCCCTAAACTTACCTCACAGTAATGAGCCGTGTTCAACCCTTGGGCATCCCGAATTGAGTGAGGTCAGTTCTAACGTTGCACCAAGCATCCCTCCAGTAATGTCAAGACCTGTTAGCTCTTCCTCCATTTCCACTCCTTTGCCCCCAAATCAAATAACTGTATTTGTCACTTCCAATCCCATCACAACTTCAGCTAATACATCAGCAGCTTTGCCAACTCACTTGCAGTCTGCATTGATGTCAACAGTTGTCACAATGCCCAATGTGGGTAGCAAGGTTATGGTTTCTGAGGGACAGTCAGCTGCTCAGTCTAATGCCCGGCCTCAGTTCATTACACCTGTCTTTATCAATTCATCCTCAATAATTCAGGTTATGAAAGGATCACAGCCAAGCACAATTCCTGCAGCCCCACTGACAACCAACTCTGGCCTGATGCCGCCCTCTGTTGCAGTTGTTGGCCCTTTACACATACCTCAGAACATAAAGTTTTCTTCTGCTCCTGTACCGCCTAATGCTCCCTCCAGTAGTCCTGCTCCAAACATCCAGACAGGTCGACCTTTGGTCCTTAGCTCACGAGCCACCCCTGTTcagcttccttcccctccttGTACGTCTTCTCCAGTAGTCCCTCCTCATCCCCCTGTCCAGCAAGTGAAAGAATTGAATCCAGATGAGGCTAGCCCTCAGGTGAACACCTCAGCAGATCAGAACACTCTTCCCTCTTCACAGTCAACCACAATGGTTTCTCCCCTTTTGACCAATAGTCCAGGGTCCTCTGTCAACCGGCGAAGCCCAGTCTCGTCTAGTAAGGGCAAAGGAAAAGTGGACAAAATTGGCCAAATTTTGTTGACCAAGGCGTGTAAGAAAGTTACAGGCTCTCTTGAGAAAGGGGAAGAACAATATGGTGCAGATGGAGAGACTGAAGGCCAAGGGCTAGACACCACAGCTCCGGGGCTCGTGGGAACAGAGCAGTTACCCACAGAGCTGGACAGTAAAACCCCAACGCCCCCAGCACCCACTCTGCTAAAAATGACCTCTAGCCCCGTGGGCCCGGGCACTGCCTCAGCAGGACCCAGCTTACCTGGCGGTGCTCTCCCCACCAGTGTACGCTCGATAGTAACCACTCTGGTACCCTCCGAGCTCATCTCTGCCGTAACGACCACAAAAAGCAATCATGGTGGCATAGCATCTGAGCCACTTGCAGGTGGCCTAGTGGAGGAGAAGGTGGGATCCCATCCAGAACTTCTACCCAGCATAG CCCCGTCGCAGAATTTAGTCTCAAAGGAAACTTCAACCACAGCACTGCAGGCCTCTGTTGCCAGACCAG AGCTGGAGGTAAATGCTGGCATAGTCTCTGGACAAAG